From Bordetella flabilis, the proteins below share one genomic window:
- a CDS encoding PepSY-associated TM helix domain-containing protein, whose amino-acid sequence MNTPTNPRPAPLSPSAGNYRTLWRWHFYAALFVMPFLVVLAITGTVYCFQPQIEPLLYPHLLTVAPVQAARLSDDVLLARAGAAAPAGSLAAAASIDRDPARSAEFVFRYPDGEKRSVYVNPYTGQVLGNLSVERRFMQVDRMIHRKLLIGKPGELIMELAACWTLVMVGTGVALWWPRTAFTWRGTLWPRFSLRGRPLWKSVHAVMGIWLAVGAVAFILTGLPWSGSWGRNLQSLATRVNMGSPPGAWGDTPLRSAIPGQSAHPALQQDHGDGGHHGHAAESMPGMVMDDLPLSQTPWAVGASAVPTSGHEGLAAVPLTLDQVVGIARSRGLVSGYDVALPSGPTGVYTVSYFPADPRDERTLHIDQYGGKVLEDIGYDDYGAISRVVSYGTSLHMGRYFGLANQMLCALISIGLAAMAVTGSVMWWKRRPRNALGAPARLTAPSSLRGWVAGLAFLGAVFPLMGISLLFVWALDAALVRRSAV is encoded by the coding sequence ATGAACACTCCGACAAATCCACGGCCCGCGCCCCTGTCCCCAAGCGCGGGCAACTACCGCACGCTTTGGCGTTGGCACTTCTACGCCGCCCTGTTCGTCATGCCTTTTCTGGTCGTGCTTGCGATCACCGGGACCGTGTACTGCTTCCAGCCGCAGATCGAGCCGTTGCTGTATCCACACCTGCTCACTGTCGCGCCGGTACAGGCCGCGCGATTGAGCGATGACGTATTGCTGGCCCGCGCCGGTGCCGCGGCTCCGGCCGGTTCGCTGGCGGCCGCGGCCTCCATCGACAGAGACCCGGCGCGCAGCGCGGAGTTCGTATTCCGTTATCCGGACGGCGAAAAACGCAGCGTCTATGTGAACCCCTACACCGGCCAAGTCCTGGGAAACTTGAGCGTCGAGCGCCGGTTCATGCAGGTCGACCGGATGATCCATCGCAAGCTGCTGATCGGCAAACCCGGGGAACTCATCATGGAGCTCGCGGCTTGCTGGACGCTGGTCATGGTGGGAACCGGTGTCGCGCTATGGTGGCCGAGGACGGCATTCACTTGGCGCGGTACGCTATGGCCGCGTTTCTCCTTGCGGGGCCGTCCCTTGTGGAAGAGCGTGCATGCAGTGATGGGGATATGGCTGGCGGTCGGCGCGGTCGCCTTCATTTTGACGGGATTGCCCTGGAGCGGATCGTGGGGCAGGAACCTGCAGTCGCTGGCCACGCGGGTCAATATGGGCTCGCCCCCTGGGGCGTGGGGCGATACGCCGTTGCGGTCCGCCATTCCAGGGCAATCCGCACATCCGGCCTTGCAACAGGACCACGGCGACGGTGGCCACCATGGACACGCGGCGGAGAGCATGCCCGGCATGGTAATGGACGATCTACCCTTATCGCAGACGCCCTGGGCGGTCGGCGCCAGCGCCGTGCCGACCTCGGGCCACGAGGGCCTTGCCGCCGTTCCGCTGACCCTGGACCAGGTGGTCGGCATAGCCCGATCCCGCGGACTCGTTTCCGGCTACGACGTCGCGCTTCCATCGGGCCCGACCGGCGTCTATACGGTTTCGTACTTCCCTGCCGATCCACGAGACGAACGCACGCTGCATATCGACCAGTACGGCGGCAAGGTGCTGGAAGACATTGGCTACGATGACTATGGCGCCATCTCGAGGGTCGTGTCGTACGGAACGTCGCTACACATGGGTCGCTACTTCGGCCTGGCGAACCAGATGCTGTGCGCGTTGATCTCGATCGGATTGGCGGCCATGGCCGTCACGGGTTCGGTGATGTGGTGGAAACGCCGCCCCCGGAATGCGCTGGGCGCGCCGGCACGCCTGACCGCACCGTCATCCCTGCGGGGATGGGTCGCGGGGTTGGCGTTTCTTGGGGCGGTGTTTCCCCTTATGGGCATTTCCCTGCTCTTCGTTTGGGCGCTCGACGCGGCGCTGGTGCGAAGAAGCGCCGTGTGA
- a CDS encoding dihydrofolate reductase family protein, with protein MRTLTVSAFISLDGVIQAPGGPEEDRSGDFRLGGWIVPYADEATGQNLRDVLAQPFELLLGRRTYDIFAAYWPRVPADSRSGAIAELFNRVPKHVATHRSASLDWRNSNALQGDLTGAIRLLKRQEGANLLTFGSGDLVRQLLAAGLVDDLRLSIYPVMLGHGKRLFGDDAAASAFHLAHSIQTPGGVLITRYTRAGEVRTGAFEEVD; from the coding sequence ATGCGTACGCTCACCGTTTCCGCTTTCATCAGCCTGGACGGCGTCATTCAAGCCCCTGGAGGGCCGGAGGAAGATCGCAGTGGCGATTTCCGGCTGGGCGGCTGGATCGTTCCCTATGCCGACGAGGCGACCGGCCAGAACCTGCGCGACGTGCTTGCGCAGCCGTTCGAGTTGCTGCTGGGGCGACGAACCTATGACATTTTCGCGGCGTACTGGCCGCGCGTGCCGGCCGATTCACGCAGCGGGGCCATCGCCGAACTATTCAACCGCGTCCCGAAGCACGTGGCCACGCATCGATCCGCAAGCCTCGACTGGCGGAACAGCAATGCGCTGCAGGGCGACTTGACCGGCGCGATACGCCTGCTCAAGCGCCAGGAAGGCGCCAACTTATTGACGTTCGGCAGCGGCGACCTGGTCCGCCAGCTGCTGGCCGCGGGCCTCGTCGATGACCTTCGCCTTTCGATCTACCCCGTCATGCTCGGGCACGGCAAGCGCCTGTTCGGCGATGATGCGGCGGCGTCCGCCTTCCACCTGGCGCACTCGATCCAAACGCCCGGCGGCGTGCTGATCACCCGCTATACGCGCGCCGGCGAGGTGCGCACGGGCGCATTCGAGGAAGTCGATTGA
- a CDS encoding amidase family protein produces MQEKSGMSAAAHTAGLASLGVAAAADAIRKGEISSETYASALLERARKHSDLNAFITIDEEAVLEASRSADKARAKGASAPLLGVPIGIKDSYLTRGLRTTLGISTLDGFVPEKDADTVAEIKDAGGIVFGKNNLVEMSYGLTGHNSAYGQVKNPHDRGHVSGGSSSGSAASVAARLVPASLGGDTIGSIRVPASFCGVVGFKPTTGRWPRGGVAPISHTLDTTGVFARSVEDCLLIDHVVTRNATPDVPGRHGLRGVKLAYAPRQYLELIAPEVGAHFEDTLRRLRDAGAVIVEIDLGDDFSSLALSATWNIFFRETRDAVAGFLHQQNIPVTFEALHACLKPELKDVWAQFVVPSGTGFLSAEAYDKVLSVERVEIKRRFKEAFSSSGAEALLFPTTPCTAPAIEHQAKFLIAGQEVSYVAIAQNTIPTSAAGLPGISIPIGFTRDNLPIGLEIDGAHGKDRSLLDLARRIEAAVGRLSSPV; encoded by the coding sequence ATGCAGGAAAAATCTGGAATGTCCGCGGCGGCTCACACCGCCGGGCTTGCATCACTTGGCGTCGCCGCGGCGGCCGATGCCATCCGCAAGGGCGAAATCTCGTCCGAGACTTATGCCAGCGCGCTTTTGGAGAGGGCCCGGAAGCATTCCGACCTCAACGCCTTTATCACGATCGATGAGGAGGCGGTGTTGGAGGCCTCCAGGTCGGCGGACAAGGCGAGGGCCAAAGGTGCGAGCGCTCCCTTGCTCGGTGTCCCTATCGGGATCAAGGACAGCTATCTGACCCGAGGCCTTCGCACGACGCTGGGCATATCGACGCTGGATGGCTTTGTACCGGAAAAGGATGCCGACACTGTCGCGGAAATCAAGGACGCCGGTGGCATCGTGTTCGGCAAGAACAACCTCGTGGAGATGTCCTATGGGTTGACGGGCCACAACAGTGCCTATGGCCAGGTGAAGAACCCGCATGACCGCGGCCATGTCTCGGGCGGGTCTTCCAGCGGGTCCGCTGCATCGGTTGCCGCGCGGCTCGTGCCGGCATCCCTGGGCGGCGACACCATTGGCTCGATCCGCGTGCCGGCGTCGTTTTGCGGCGTGGTCGGCTTCAAGCCGACAACGGGACGGTGGCCGCGTGGCGGGGTCGCTCCGATCTCCCATACCCTGGATACAACCGGCGTGTTCGCGCGCAGCGTGGAAGACTGCCTCCTCATCGACCATGTCGTCACGCGAAACGCGACGCCGGATGTTCCCGGCCGGCATGGTCTGCGAGGCGTAAAACTCGCCTACGCGCCTCGACAGTATCTGGAGCTCATCGCGCCCGAGGTCGGGGCGCATTTCGAAGATACCCTCCGCCGTCTGCGCGACGCGGGAGCGGTAATCGTCGAAATCGACCTTGGCGATGATTTCTCTTCACTGGCCTTGTCGGCTACGTGGAATATTTTCTTCCGCGAAACCCGGGACGCGGTCGCAGGGTTCCTGCATCAGCAGAATATCCCGGTCACCTTCGAAGCGCTACACGCCTGCCTGAAACCCGAGCTGAAGGACGTATGGGCGCAATTCGTCGTACCCAGCGGCACAGGGTTTCTCAGTGCGGAGGCCTACGACAAGGTCCTGTCCGTTGAACGCGTCGAAATCAAGCGTCGCTTCAAGGAGGCGTTCTCCAGCAGCGGCGCCGAGGCCCTGCTTTTCCCAACCACCCCCTGCACGGCGCCGGCCATCGAACATCAGGCCAAATTCCTGATTGCGGGACAGGAAGTGAGCTACGTGGCTATCGCTCAAAACACGATTCCCACGAGCGCCGCCGGACTGCCAGGCATCAGCATTCCTATCGGCTTTACCCGTGACAATCTGCCGATAGGGCTTGAAATCGATGGCGCACATGGCAAGGACAGGTCCCTGCTCGATCTCGCGCGCCGTATCGAAGCCGCGGTCGGCAGGTTGTCGTCACCGGTCTGA
- a CDS encoding TetR/AcrR family transcriptional regulator — MTNGAFYPHFDSKDALVREAVSSALTEQLDQLTDAGAGVTGIEDAIRRYLSKSHLEGPEEGCPSAALLPELGRQPALTRKAYEEGLLAYVGSLAALLPSPKSVQTRRRATAIFSLMVGTLQMARAVSDPALAQEILEGGVQAALNLAKA; from the coding sequence TTGACGAATGGGGCCTTCTATCCTCATTTCGATTCCAAGGACGCCCTGGTCCGGGAAGCGGTGTCCAGCGCGTTGACGGAACAGCTCGATCAATTGACGGACGCGGGTGCAGGCGTCACCGGTATCGAAGACGCCATTCGGCGCTACCTGAGCAAATCGCACCTGGAAGGTCCCGAAGAAGGGTGCCCGTCCGCTGCCCTGTTACCTGAGCTAGGTCGGCAGCCCGCCCTCACAAGGAAGGCGTACGAGGAAGGACTCCTTGCCTATGTCGGCAGCCTGGCGGCATTGCTGCCCAGCCCAAAGTCGGTCCAGACCAGGCGGCGCGCCACGGCAATTTTCAGCCTCATGGTCGGCACGCTGCAGATGGCGCGGGCCGTTTCCGACCCGGCCCTGGCCCAGGAAATCCTGGAAGGGGGCGTGCAGGCTGCCTTGAATCTGGCCAAGGCGTGA
- a CDS encoding DUF302 domain-containing protein: MEKPTHRSSMVSIEHVTIPSHHSFEIVKAKLESLLPRIDDGIFTLLRYGETVRALKELESLPTLSIFGFRDHGALLGIAGLRRRAIQYDIGNPLTAAKMSRHHLSTALYAPIRVLLREAENGMAAFEYDRPASTFGQFGDNQVDPVARQLDQDLQAALDAAAS, encoded by the coding sequence ATGGAAAAACCGACTCACCGCAGCAGCATGGTCTCGATCGAACATGTCACCATCCCGTCGCATCACTCGTTCGAGATCGTCAAAGCCAAGCTGGAAAGCCTGCTCCCGCGCATCGACGACGGTATATTCACGCTGTTGCGCTACGGAGAAACCGTACGCGCACTGAAAGAACTGGAATCGCTGCCCACCCTCTCGATCTTCGGATTCCGGGATCATGGCGCGCTGCTGGGCATAGCTGGCCTTCGACGCCGAGCGATACAGTACGACATCGGCAACCCGCTGACCGCGGCGAAAATGTCGCGGCATCACTTGTCCACCGCACTCTACGCGCCGATTCGCGTACTCCTTCGTGAAGCCGAAAATGGAATGGCAGCCTTCGAATATGATCGCCCCGCGTCCACCTTCGGGCAATTCGGCGATAACCAGGTCGATCCGGTTGCGCGTCAGCTCGACCAGGATCTCCAGGCTGCCCTGGATGCAGCGGCGTCGTAA
- a CDS encoding DUF2946 domain-containing protein: MRLRTYATWLALCAMCFGAIAPTVSKWLASGAGRTLWVELCSETSATHAIAISIAAEEPSSHPVAGDEHCPYCALVHHLPFIPPTAAVFIAALPAMASVYTDAGIELPQTHQPRRAHAPRAPPFIS, translated from the coding sequence ATGCGATTGCGCACATACGCCACATGGCTCGCACTTTGCGCCATGTGCTTCGGCGCCATCGCACCTACCGTGTCCAAGTGGCTGGCCTCCGGGGCGGGCCGTACGCTATGGGTCGAGCTCTGCAGCGAAACGAGTGCGACGCACGCGATTGCCATATCGATCGCCGCTGAAGAACCGTCCTCGCATCCAGTCGCGGGCGACGAGCATTGCCCTTATTGCGCGCTCGTCCATCACCTTCCCTTCATCCCGCCCACCGCGGCGGTGTTCATTGCCGCATTGCCGGCGATGGCGTCTGTCTATACCGATGCCGGCATAGAACTGCCGCAGACGCACCAGCCCAGGCGCGCGCACGCACCGCGCGCGCCGCCCTTCATTTCCTGA
- a CDS encoding cation:proton antiporter, whose product MSDPYWSLLFGALLIAMVLGGSQLARLLLSGAAVYLCIGYALGPGLLGLFTPDPFRHADVLARVAEVALLISLFTVGLRMGVPMLDRRWILPVRLAFVSMAITVGLIAVVGVWGLGMSVGEAVLLGGILAPTDPVLASGVKTDRGSDPDHLRFSLAGEGGLNDGTAFPFVMLGLGLLGHHDLGSGAWRWALVDLAWGTLGGLAIGAGLGALIGRLVVYLRTRHQQAVGLDEFLSLGLIALTYGAAQVCLASGFLAVFAAGLALQRVEEQPRRGSTPLGAPEDTTGHSDRVLATHSHHASAEMTRAVHSFNAQLERLAELTLVLLVGAMLPYAALRTMQWWFVPLLFVVLRPLAVIVGTAWSSQGWRQRAMTSWFGIRGIGSIFYLMFAIRHGIEPGLAEQLVTITLVTVAGSILLHGASVRPLLKR is encoded by the coding sequence ATGTCTGACCCCTATTGGTCTCTTTTATTCGGTGCGCTGCTCATTGCCATGGTGCTGGGAGGGTCGCAGCTCGCCCGTCTTTTGTTGAGCGGCGCCGCGGTCTATCTGTGCATTGGATATGCGCTGGGTCCCGGTTTGCTCGGTTTGTTTACGCCGGACCCCTTTCGACATGCCGATGTGCTGGCACGGGTGGCGGAGGTCGCTCTGCTGATCTCGCTATTCACCGTCGGATTGCGCATGGGCGTTCCCATGCTGGACCGCAGGTGGATCCTGCCGGTGCGTCTTGCTTTCGTTTCCATGGCGATCACCGTGGGGCTGATCGCCGTGGTCGGCGTGTGGGGCCTGGGCATGTCGGTTGGCGAAGCGGTGCTGCTGGGTGGGATCCTGGCGCCGACCGACCCCGTGTTGGCTTCGGGCGTAAAGACGGATCGGGGCTCGGACCCGGATCACCTGCGCTTCAGCCTGGCAGGCGAGGGAGGCCTGAACGACGGGACCGCGTTTCCCTTCGTGATGCTGGGGCTGGGCCTACTGGGCCACCACGACCTTGGAAGCGGGGCATGGCGCTGGGCATTGGTCGACCTGGCCTGGGGCACCCTGGGGGGGCTGGCCATAGGGGCAGGGCTGGGGGCGCTGATAGGGCGGCTGGTCGTGTACCTGCGCACGCGGCACCAACAAGCGGTGGGACTGGACGAGTTTCTTTCCCTGGGCCTGATCGCGCTGACTTATGGGGCGGCCCAGGTCTGCCTGGCATCGGGTTTTCTCGCTGTCTTCGCGGCGGGACTGGCGCTTCAACGTGTCGAAGAACAGCCACGCCGGGGCAGCACGCCGCTGGGGGCGCCGGAAGATACGACGGGCCACAGCGACCGGGTGCTGGCAACGCATTCCCACCATGCAAGCGCCGAGATGACTCGTGCGGTGCATTCCTTCAATGCGCAGTTGGAAAGGCTTGCGGAATTGACCCTGGTACTCCTGGTGGGCGCCATGTTGCCCTATGCGGCGCTACGGACCATGCAATGGTGGTTCGTCCCGCTCCTCTTCGTGGTTCTACGTCCGCTGGCGGTGATCGTCGGCACCGCATGGAGCTCCCAAGGGTGGCGTCAGCGCGCGATGACGTCCTGGTTCGGCATCCGCGGGATCGGGTCGATCTTCTATCTTATGTTTGCCATCCGCCATGGTATCGAGCCCGGCCTGGCGGAGCAGTTGGTCACGATCACCCTGGTGACGGTCGCTGGCTCCATCCTGCTTCATGGGGCATCGGTGCGGCCCCTGCTGAAGCGGTGA
- a CDS encoding LysR family transcriptional regulator, which produces MALNIKYRPLKAFLLAVETKSFTHAAARLGVTQPSFTALIADLEAVLEVKLFERTTRHIALTAAGVEFRDRIERPIADLEEAYRSMLDLASMRRGAVVIGALPSTSLTLVPPALGALRRLHPQLQIRVVEAHNDELIGMLRINQIEFALATLLTDAPDLKFTPLVADAFFAVYPSRHEVVALPSLHWEDLIPFDLVLLAQGSSARHQFDRAVFADKATAGLRYDVTHMTTAVRLVGQGLGVAILPRLALPSLGLGALRSRPIEDDSAKRTIGVLHRQDRLLSPAAQALIETLRQVATEVESALPPLRPRQI; this is translated from the coding sequence ATGGCGCTGAACATCAAATACCGGCCGCTCAAGGCTTTCCTGTTGGCGGTCGAAACCAAGTCTTTCACGCATGCCGCGGCCCGCCTGGGCGTGACGCAGCCATCGTTCACGGCGCTGATAGCCGATCTGGAGGCGGTGCTGGAGGTCAAGCTGTTCGAGCGCACCACGCGCCATATCGCCCTTACCGCGGCGGGCGTCGAATTCCGAGACCGGATCGAGCGGCCCATCGCCGACCTGGAAGAAGCCTACCGAAGCATGCTGGACCTGGCTTCGATGCGCCGCGGCGCCGTAGTCATCGGCGCATTGCCCTCCACGTCGCTGACGCTCGTGCCGCCGGCCCTGGGAGCGCTGCGCCGGCTGCATCCCCAACTGCAGATTCGCGTCGTCGAAGCCCACAATGACGAGTTGATCGGCATGCTGCGCATCAACCAGATCGAGTTCGCGCTGGCCACCTTGCTCACCGACGCCCCCGACCTGAAATTCACGCCACTGGTCGCCGACGCCTTCTTCGCCGTATATCCCTCGCGCCATGAAGTGGTGGCCTTGCCATCGCTGCATTGGGAAGACCTGATCCCGTTCGATCTGGTGTTGCTGGCGCAAGGCTCCAGCGCCCGCCACCAGTTCGACCGCGCAGTGTTCGCGGACAAGGCCACTGCGGGGCTGCGCTACGACGTCACCCACATGACCACTGCGGTGCGACTCGTGGGTCAAGGACTGGGGGTCGCCATACTGCCGCGGCTGGCCCTGCCGTCGCTGGGCCTGGGCGCCTTGCGCAGCCGCCCGATCGAGGACGACAGCGCCAAGCGGACCATAGGCGTCCTGCACCGGCAGGACCGGCTGCTCTCTCCCGCAGCGCAAGCCCTCATCGAAACGCTGCGCCAGGTCGCGACGGAGGTCGAAAGCGCCCTGCCCCCGCTGCGTCCGCGCCAGATATAG
- a CDS encoding tripartite tricarboxylate transporter substrate binding protein, giving the protein MFGMKTLLAGIAAGTMALAAVPAAAQWPERPVELIVGFAAGGGTDITARTLAVFLEKELGASVVVVNKPGASGALGLSLVARAKPDGYTLGMTNMPGLLTLPIERNAGFTGADFTYLATLVRDPSAFSVKSDSPYQSLKQLIDAARAKPGLVSYGSTGVGTDDHLALVMFEAATGTDLNHVPFNGAGPLRNSVLGGHTDVGGMNLGEAMPYSGSKLRILAQASEKRSPLAPDVPTFKEQGVDLVFASERGVIAPKGLPPEVEQKLAKALERIANNPEFQKTMLQQFTEMDYLPGDKWQARLQAADTQFRAMWARQKWVD; this is encoded by the coding sequence ATGTTTGGTATGAAGACTTTGCTCGCGGGTATCGCCGCGGGCACGATGGCGCTGGCCGCCGTGCCGGCCGCCGCCCAGTGGCCCGAGCGCCCGGTGGAACTCATCGTCGGCTTCGCGGCCGGCGGCGGTACCGACATCACGGCGCGAACCCTGGCGGTATTCCTGGAGAAGGAATTGGGCGCGTCGGTGGTGGTGGTGAACAAGCCCGGGGCGTCGGGCGCGCTGGGGCTGAGCCTGGTGGCGCGCGCCAAGCCGGATGGCTACACGCTGGGAATGACCAACATGCCCGGCCTGCTGACGCTGCCCATCGAACGCAATGCCGGTTTCACCGGCGCCGATTTCACCTACCTGGCCACGCTGGTGCGCGATCCCAGCGCCTTCAGCGTCAAAAGCGACTCCCCCTATCAGTCTCTCAAGCAACTGATCGACGCGGCCCGCGCGAAACCCGGCCTGGTCAGCTATGGCTCGACCGGCGTCGGCACCGACGATCATCTGGCGCTGGTGATGTTCGAGGCCGCGACCGGCACGGATCTGAACCACGTACCCTTCAACGGCGCCGGCCCGCTGCGCAACTCCGTGCTGGGCGGCCACACCGACGTGGGTGGCATGAACCTGGGCGAGGCCATGCCCTACAGCGGCAGCAAGTTGCGCATCCTGGCCCAGGCCAGCGAGAAACGTTCGCCCTTGGCGCCGGATGTACCCACGTTCAAGGAACAGGGCGTGGACCTGGTCTTCGCCTCCGAGCGCGGCGTGATCGCACCCAAGGGCCTGCCGCCCGAAGTGGAGCAAAAGCTGGCCAAGGCACTGGAACGCATCGCCAACAACCCCGAGTTCCAGAAGACCATGCTGCAGCAATTCACCGAGATGGACTACCTGCCGGGCGACAAATGGCAAGCCCGCCTGCAAGCGGCGGACACGCAATTCCGCGCCATGTGGGCCAGGCAGAAGTGGGTGGATTGA
- a CDS encoding TonB-dependent receptor, with amino-acid sequence MRILPAAPGAALFAARLAFPSLCLPMFLFPASAARAADAVTTLAPISVTTDDVSPLSQPASTGSNLGLTPLQTPASVDTITREQLDERGDSSLIDAISRAPGFSNIAHPGNGGSALSVRGFTDSTSVMQLYDGVRQYGGIGITFPFDTWSVDHIEVLRGPASVIYGEGAIGGVVNVIPKKPTRGPVENEIQATVGTEDTQRLGFGSGGAINDKLSYRFDISGNHSGNWVDMGDSRNLSVSGALQLDVSPDLWVKLSYAQGWQEPMRYFGTPLIDGELDGSIRRKNYNVGDSMIKYDDRWLELSTQWTPNANTTVRSRLYQIDSHRHWRDAEYYDYLPSSGLIERSSYTEILHDQSQIGNTTDVTFKSRLLGLENQVSIGFDVNHSAFKHTNNSPYSGTSFVDPYDFDHGDFINVAGTTPRYRNKSSQYALFAEDRLTLTDAWSILAGIRYDHAEVTRQDLVQDVRAFDKTFTNVGWRLGTVYDLTPDLAVYGQYSEMADPVSALLMMNPSTSDFKLATGKQVEVGVKQNFWDGKGDFTLAAYRIVKKNLLTADVTDPTVSVQVGQQSSRGIEASLRLDFARNWSLDANATVLRARYDDFTESVGGTAVSRNGNVPTNVPERLANVWLSWRFLPDWTAIAGLRYVGRRFADRANTLELASYATTDLALRWQARRDMSFTLRGFNVFDRHYATTAYYNETQWLIDDGRRVELTMNYQF; translated from the coding sequence ATGAGAATCCTTCCAGCTGCTCCCGGCGCGGCACTGTTCGCCGCGCGCCTGGCTTTTCCATCGCTTTGCCTGCCCATGTTCCTTTTCCCCGCAAGCGCTGCGCGCGCAGCCGACGCCGTCACAACGCTCGCCCCGATATCCGTGACCACGGACGATGTTTCGCCGCTGAGCCAGCCTGCGTCGACCGGATCCAATCTGGGCCTCACTCCCCTTCAGACCCCGGCCAGCGTCGACACCATTACGCGCGAGCAATTGGATGAGCGCGGCGATTCCAGCCTGATCGATGCCATCAGCCGCGCACCAGGGTTCAGCAATATCGCGCATCCGGGCAATGGCGGATCCGCCCTGTCGGTGCGGGGTTTCACCGATTCGACCTCCGTCATGCAGTTGTATGACGGTGTGCGGCAGTACGGCGGCATCGGCATCACGTTCCCGTTCGATACCTGGTCCGTGGACCATATCGAGGTACTGCGGGGCCCGGCTTCGGTGATCTACGGGGAAGGCGCCATCGGCGGCGTGGTCAATGTGATACCCAAGAAGCCGACGCGCGGTCCCGTCGAAAACGAAATCCAGGCGACCGTCGGCACCGAGGATACGCAGCGGCTTGGGTTTGGCAGCGGCGGCGCCATCAACGACAAACTGTCGTACCGGTTCGATATCAGCGGCAACCATTCCGGCAATTGGGTGGATATGGGCGACTCACGCAACTTGAGCGTGTCGGGCGCATTGCAGCTGGATGTTTCGCCAGACCTGTGGGTCAAGTTGAGCTATGCGCAGGGTTGGCAGGAGCCGATGCGCTACTTCGGCACGCCCCTGATAGACGGCGAGCTGGATGGTTCGATACGCAGGAAGAACTATAACGTCGGCGATTCGATGATCAAGTACGACGACCGGTGGCTGGAGCTGTCGACGCAATGGACGCCGAACGCCAATACCACCGTGCGGAGCCGGCTGTACCAGATAGACAGCCACCGCCACTGGCGGGACGCGGAGTACTACGATTACCTGCCTTCCAGCGGCCTTATTGAACGATCCTCCTACACGGAAATCCTGCACGACCAATCCCAGATCGGCAACACCACAGATGTCACCTTCAAGAGCCGTCTGCTGGGATTGGAGAACCAGGTCTCCATAGGCTTCGACGTAAACCACAGCGCGTTCAAACACACCAATAATTCGCCGTACTCGGGTACGTCATTCGTCGACCCCTACGATTTCGATCATGGCGACTTCATCAATGTCGCGGGAACGACGCCACGCTACAGGAACAAGTCGTCCCAGTACGCGCTCTTCGCCGAGGACAGGCTGACATTGACGGACGCATGGTCGATCCTTGCGGGAATACGCTACGACCACGCGGAGGTCACGCGGCAAGATCTGGTGCAGGACGTGCGCGCTTTCGACAAGACCTTCACCAATGTCGGCTGGCGCCTGGGCACGGTGTACGACCTCACGCCGGACCTCGCGGTATACGGCCAGTATTCCGAAATGGCCGACCCGGTCAGCGCGCTGCTCATGATGAATCCGTCCACCAGCGACTTCAAGCTGGCCACCGGCAAGCAGGTGGAAGTGGGCGTCAAGCAGAATTTCTGGGACGGCAAGGGCGACTTCACGCTCGCGGCCTATCGCATCGTCAAAAAGAATCTATTGACGGCGGATGTGACCGACCCCACGGTCAGCGTTCAGGTCGGCCAACAGTCCTCCCGTGGCATCGAGGCCAGCTTGCGGCTGGACTTCGCCCGCAACTGGAGCCTGGACGCCAACGCCACCGTGCTAAGGGCTCGCTATGACGATTTCACGGAGTCCGTAGGGGGAACAGCCGTTTCCCGGAATGGCAACGTGCCGACCAATGTGCCGGAACGCCTGGCCAATGTATGGCTGAGCTGGCGCTTCCTGCCCGACTGGACGGCGATAGCGGGACTGCGCTATGTGGGCCGCCGCTTCGCCGATCGCGCCAATACGCTCGAGCTTGCCTCCTACGCCACCACGGACCTCGCACTGCGATGGCAGGCACGGCGTGACATGAGCTTTACCTTGCGGGGATTCAATGTGTTCGATCGGCACTATGCCACGACCGCCTATTACAACGAGACGCAATGGCTCATCGACGATGGCCGCCGCGTCGAGCTCACCATGAACTACCAGTTCTAG